ATTAATTGCATTCAAGACAAAAGACCCAAATGGCAACGGTAAGGCTGACGAAATTCCATTGTCCTTTATTAACAAGCCGGGAGCAGAAGATCTGGCATTCCTATTTGCTTCGTTTGGATTGGGTGAGAACCCTGACCATGCGGTTGTGAGCAATGATGGGAAAGTGATATTTACGGCGGCACAAGAAGATTACAAGGAAGCAGTTTCTTTTATTAACGAGCTGTATAAAGAAGGACTCATTGATATTGAAGCCTACACGCAAGACTGGAGTACTTACCTTGCAAAAGGAAAGGATCAGAAATACGGACTTTACTTCTCATGGGATAAGGCAAACATCACCGGAGATAATGACAGCTACGAAGTTATGCCTCCACTTGCTGGACCTGATGGAGAAGTTAACGTAACAAGAACGAACGCGCTTGGTTTGGGAAGAGGGAAGATGGTTGTCACAAGCGCCAATAAGAACTTGGAAACGACAGCGAAGTGGGTTGATCAACTCTTCGATCCGATTCAATCTGTACAGAACAACTGGGGGACGTATGGAGATGATAAGCAGCAGAATATTTTCGAATTTGATAAAGAAAAAGGAATGCTGAAACATTTGCCATTGGAGGGTGCAGCTCCTGTAGAACTACGTGAGAAAACAAGTGTGGGTGGTCCCTTAGCTATCCTTGATTCCTATTATGGAAAATACACAACCATGCCGGATGATGCCAAAAGCAGAATGGACATTATCAAGAATATCATGGCGCCAAATATGAAAGCAGAAAACGTAATGCCAAGTGTATTCCACTCTATTCAAGAGCTTGATCGCCTTACGACAATTGAAACGGATCTTTTTGCCTACGTGCTTAGAATGCGCACGGAATGGTACCAAAACGGTAAAGTCGAAGCGCAATGGGATGAATACCTGAAAGAATTGGATCGTCTGGGCTTGCAAGAATGGCTTCAAATTAAACAAGGCGGATATGATAGAGCAACCCAATAACAAATGATTAATATTGTGGGGTGAAGGCCGTGTTCCATGCAGTTACACTGCTATACACGACCTTCATCTATATAAAGAGAGATGATCTTAGAGCTAAGATCTTATTACGGGAGTAAAGGAGAAAACAATAATGTCTACGATTGCGAAACAAAATTACCGAGGTGTGTATCATTTTTCCCCAAAGGAAAAGTGGATGAACGATCCAAACGGAATGGTTTATTTTGAGGGTGAATATCATTTGTTCTTTCAGCACCATCCGGGTGGAATGACCATGGGAGCTATGCACTGGGGCCATGCGGTTAGCAAGGATCTTGTTACATGGGAGGAACTGCCTATCGCTCTCGCTCCAGATGAATTAGGGATGATTTTTTCCGGCAGTGCTGTAGTTGATTGGAATAATACGACTGGATTTTTTGAAGGTAAACCAGGTTTAGTAGCGATTTTTACGCATCATTTGGATATGCCTGAAGGCAAGCCAGCCATTCAGCGTCAAAGCTTGGCCTACAGTAAAGATAAAGGAAGAACCTGGACGAAATATGAAGGAAACCCGGTACTTGAACATGATACATTCATTGATTTCCGTGACCCCAAAGTATTTTGGAATCAAGATACGAATCAATGGGTGATGATTGTAGCTTGTGGTCAAACGGTGTGTTTATATCATTCTCCTGATCTAATTAACTGGACATATGCCAGCGAATTTGGTAACGGAATCGGTTCTCATGACGGGGTATGGGAATGCCCAGACTTGTTCCCACTTGCTATTGATGGCGATCATTCGAACACGAAATGGGTGATGCTTGTGAGCATCGGTGCGGATCCTGCTTTTGTGGAAGGGTCAAGAACTCAGTATTTCACAGGGGATTTTGATGGAGAAGTGTTCACGCCAGATGAAGATTCGATAAAAGTTCGCTGGATTGATTATGGAAGAGATAATTATGCAGGTGTAAGCTGGTCTGATATACCGGCTGAAGATGGAAGACGACTATTTATCGGCTGGATGAGCAACTGGATGTATGCTAACAAGACGCCGGCAGAAGAATTCCGCGGCGCGATGACGATTGCAAGGGAGCTTCAACTCGAATTAAGACAAGGGGAGATCTTTCTTGTGCAGAAGCCGGTACAAGAGTTGGAATCTGCTCGTGTACAAGTCCTTTCTGTGAAAGAGGCAACGGTGCAAGAAATCAATACTCTTCTTAAGGAGATTCACTTGGAATCTTATGAGATTATAGCTGAGTTCACTCGAGGTAAATCTGTAGGCTTCAAAGTAAGAGTAGGTGCGGATAGTCAAACAATAATCGGTATTAACGGTGAGACAGAGGAGCTTTATGTAGATCGGATGGCTTCAGGTCAGCATGATTTCCACGAACATTTCGTAGGACATCATTCAGCCAAGCTCGAAGCGCTTGATGAGTCAAATGATCTCCGTATTTATGTGGATCGCTCTTCAGTTGAGGCGTTCAGTAATGGTGGTCAGGCAGTGATTACGGATCTTATATTCCCTGGACTAGAATCTAAAGGTATAGCTGTGTTTGCAGATAATGAGAATGACTTGCTGATTTCCCTGGATATCTATGAGCTTACTCCCTCTGCTGAGCAAGACAAGAATTAGTCATCGAGAGGAGTCGTGTATATGCGTATAGGAGCGATTGAAGCTGGCGGGACGAAGTTTATATGTGGCATTGGGAATGAAAATGGGGAAATTGAAGATCAGATTAGTTTCCCAACAGAACATCCTGAGGTGACGTTGCCCAAAGTTATTCAATATTTTCAAGGTAAGCAAGTAGAAGCTATCGGAATTGGATCGTTCGGTCCGATCGATATACGCCCAGACAGCCCAACGTATGGTTACGTTACTACAACACCAAAGCCAGGGTGGGGAAATTACGATATGCTGGGCACTTTGAAAAGAAACTTTTCGGTTCCTTTTGGATGGGACACGGATGTCAATGCAGCGGCATTTGGTGAAGCCAAATGGGGCGCTGCCCAAGGGTTATCCAGCTGTTTGTACTATACAGTTGGCACGGGTGTTGGTGTGGGAGTGTATTCAGAAGGTAAACTCATTCATGGTCTTGTGCATCCTGAAGGGGGTCATGTTCTTACGAGACGCCATCCTGACGATGTATTCCCAGGGGGATGTCCCTATCATGGGGACTGCCTAGAAGGGATGGCGGCAGGTCCTGCTATTGAAGCAAGGTGGGGGAAGAAGGGCCATGAACTTCCTATGGATCATCTTGCATGGGAAATGGAAGCATTTTATATTGCACAGTCGATTACGGGTGCTATATTGCTTAACTCTCCTCAGAAAATCATTCTGGGTGGTGGTGTTATGCAGCAGTCACAATTGTTTCCACTGATCCGTCAGGCTGTGCTTCAGAACCTGAACGGCTATGTCAGCTCAAGTACTATTTTGGAACACATAGATGAGTATATCGTTCCACCAGGGTTAGGCCAACAGGCGGGATTATGCGGTGCTCTGGCTCTTGGACTCACAGCACTGGAAAGTCAGATTTCTGCTCAATTGTAAAAGAATATATAGAGGAGGTCAGTGCAGTAATGAATTGGCCTCCTTCTTGTTTTTCAATATTAATGATAGAAAATGAGGGCAAAGAAGATGAAAAATAAAGGAAAATTCGCAATATGCTTTCTTATGGCAATAGGACTTGTAATGACTTCAGCAGGCATTTATGTAGCAAATCCAGGGACTGGATGGGCTGCGCTCGCTGAACAGGAGGTAAGCAAACGAGCTAAGGAGGGACTTTCTATTTTTGAAAGCGTAACCAATGCAAAAACGAATTTGACAGGTTGGCAAATAAAAGGAAAAGGTAACTTGGTGGATACTCCTGAAGGAATCTTACTGACTTCCGATCCAAAAGAAAATGTAATGGCAATCTCCGAAACGGTGTCAGAGGATTTTATCTATGAAGCTGACGTCATGATCATGGATATGAAAGCTGACGCGACCTTATTGTTCCGTTCTAATGAAGATGGCTGGGGTTCCTACATGCTCCAAATCGTACCGAATGCAGGTATGATTCGTTTACAAGACGCAAGTGGTAGTGAAGGGAAATTAAAAGTGGAGCGAAAAGTTACAGTCAAGGCAGGCGAAATCTATCATCTCAAGGTGAAAGCAGAGGGTTCATCGCTGAAAATATATTGGGACAATGCATATAAACCTGTGATTGAGGTTCAGGATAACGCGTATCGTACAGGTAGGCTAGGACTCAATGTATGGGATGGTTCTGTTTTGTTCCAAAACATAATCGTAAGTGATCTGAAAGGAAATCTTGGTGCTGTGGTTACAAATCAAGGACAATGGCAGCCTAATATCAGCGGCAAAAAAGGAATGGTAGCAAACCAGAGTAAGTCACTGCAAATATATAACAAACAAGCTGCTGATTTTGTATATGAAGGTAATATATCTCTTCGTCCTGATTCTGTTGCAGCGCTCGCCTTTCGTTCATCGGCTGATGGATCAAAGGGATATGAAGCTGTCCTTACGAAGGAAGGAAATCAGGTCCGTGTAAGCTTGACGAAAGCTAACGGAACAACCATTGCAAGTTCACAGCATACCTATCCAAGTCAGACGGGAGCAAAACATCATGTAGAGATAAAGGCAAATGGAAACAGAATTCAGGTCTTCCTAGACGGATACACCCCGGCTGCAATCTATCTAACAGATAAAACCTACACCGATGGATATGCAGGAATCGTCGTTAAACAAGGAACGGCTTACTTCCAGGATACCTATGTGACGGATGCTAGCAGTTATTATAATGAAAAATATCGTCCTCAATATCACTATACGCCAATTCATGGTTCTGCAAGTGATCCGAATGGACTGGTCTACTTCGAAGGAGAATATCATCTATTCCATCAGGACGGAGGCACATGGGCACATTCTGTCAGTAAAGATATGCTGAACTGGAAGCGGCTTCCGATTGCGCTGCCGTGGAATGATCATGGACATGTCTGGTCTGGATCGGCTGTGGCAGATTTGACGAATGCATCAGGCTTGTTCGGGGATTCAGGAGGTAAGGGGCTAATTGCCTACTACACTTCCTATAATCCCGATGGCCCGAATGGGAATCAGCGTATCGGTCTTGCATACAGCAAGGACCAAGGTCGTACTTGGGAATATTCCAAGGCGCGTCCAATGGTTATCGAGAATCCAGGCGATAATGGAGGGGAGCCCGGAGGTTGGGATTTCCGTGATCCGAAAGTGATTCGTGATAACGACAATAACAGGTGGGTCATGGTTGTATCCGGTGGAGATCATATTCGTTTCTTTACTTCAACGAATCTACTTGATTGGACCCTGACAGATAGTTGGGGATACGGGGATTATGTTCGCGGCGGTGTATGGGAATGTCCAGATTTGCTTCAACTTTCGGTAGACGGAACATCACAGAAGAAATGGGTTCTGATGATTAGTACAGGAGCGAATTCAAAAACAGGCGGATCAGATGCTGAATATTTTGTGGGTCATTTAACAGCGGAAGGTAAATTCGTTAATGATAATCCGGCAGGGAAAGTATTGCGAACTGATTTTGGAAAAGAATTCTACGCATCAATGTCTTTTTCTAACATGCCGGATCATCGCAGCGTAATGATGGCATGGATGACAAACTGGGATTATCCGTTTGCTTTCCCAACAACCAATTGGAAAGGGGTACTGTCAATCCCAAGAGAAGTCTCATTAGTAACGACTAAAGATGGGATTCAGCTGGCTCAAAGCCCAATCAAGGAGCTCCAATCGCTGCGTAGTCAGCTATATTATACTGCTAACAAAGAGGTAAGTCCTTCTTCTCAGAATCTACTGAAAGGTGTTACTTCTGGTGCATACGAGATTGAAGCTGAAGTGGAAATTCCTGCAGGTAGTCAGGTAAGTGAATTTGGCTTTAACGTTCGCGTAGGGGGAAGTCAGAAAACGGTTGTTGGATATAGTCCTAGTGAGAGTCAGATTTTCGTGGATCGGTCTGCATCTGGTTTGACGGATTTTTCGAGTCTATTTAGTACAAGACATGAAGCACCAATGCAAATGGAGAACAAGCGTGTTAAGCTGCGTATCCTTGTAGACGAATCTTCTGTTGAGGTTTTTGGTAACAACGGTAAAGTCGTTTTCTCTGATGTCATTTTTCCGGATCCAGCCAGCAGAGCTTTGAGCTTTTACACCAAAGGAGGCAACGTAAAAGTCGTATCTTTGACAGTTAATCAGTTAGGTTCTGTATGGAATCAGGAGTCCGGCTCAGCTACCAAGATAATGATGGATACAAGTGATCGTGAACTGAGCAAGGGGGAAAGCGACACACTTTTGGCAATGGTAGAGCATGGCACAGGTAATGGGGCACAGCCGCTTAAATGGAATTCCAGTAACAAGGATGTGGTTGAACTAAACGTGGTAGATAACTCACAGGCAACCATTCTAGGCAAAAAAGAAGGCGAGTCTATCATTACTGTTTCTACTCCAAATGGGAAGACATCAGCCAGCGTATTAGTTAAGGTATCTGGCGGTGAATTCCATACGAACTTAAGTGGGTGGATTAAAGATCTATCAGCAGCCTCCTGGGTCATTAGTGAAAATGGAATTCGTGGAAATTACTTTAGTGACGCGAATTATATCGCAGAGAAGCAGGTAGGGAACTTTACTTATGAAGCAGAGATGATGTTAGGAAAATCCGGGGGAGCAGGCTCTGTGTTGTTCCGTGCTAGCGAAGATGGACGCAGCGGATACTACTTAAATCTAGATCCGAATACGAAGTCCATTCGACTGTTTTATAAAATTGACGGCCGTTTTGAAGAGCGTCAAGTTCTGGCGAAAGTTCCGACGTTCATTCAGCCGGGTCGAACCTATAAAGTGAAAATCGAAGCAAATGGCCCACATATTGTGGTATATACGGACGGACAGAAAGTGATCGACCTGCAGGATGGCACATTTGCAGAAGGACGCTTTGGACTACATGTATTTGGCGGATCGGTTTCATATCAAAACGTTAACGTGAGCGGAGAAGCACCTGCCAATCTGACCACATCCAGTCTAGTAAATGCAGAACTACAGAAATCTCTCTATACAGCAAATCTTGTAAATGGTGAAGCTGTTGCTCTGAAGGATGCGAATGATTCTACGGATCAGAAGTGGGTATTCGTGCCGACGGGGGACGATTTAGGATCCTATTCCATTCGTACAACGGCCGGTCAGGCCCTTGATCTGGACACAGGGCAAAATAAAATTCAGTTGTACCATTATCTCGGATATAACAATCAGCGTTGGATTCTTCAAAAGAATGATGATGGTACCATAAGTATTATTTCTGCTCATCATAAAAAAGCGCTGGAAGTATCAGCGGATGGAACGAGACTGTCTCTAAGTGAGCTAGATCCTACCCTTGATCGACAAAAATGGGTAATTACGAATTAACATGAGTATGATAGAAGTAATGGAAGAGCTGTTAAGATTGGCGGCTCTTCTTTTTTATAGCCGAAGCAGCCCAGACAGATGTGAGTTCATGCAGCAGAAAGCCGATCTATTCCAGAGCCAAGAGGTTGTCTCCAGTATGAAACGTATAGATTTCAACCTAGAGAATCAGTGTGGTAAAAATTAACTACCTCAATGCTATTTCATACACGGGTATGATAGTATATTGGTGAATACAGAAGGAAGGAGTAAGCTCTAGCTGTTGAATTGTCGTTGTTGTGTGGAAAATAGATCTATAATATGAAAATAGGATGGACCATATGAAGTGGAATATTAATAAAGTAGATACAAAACGATTGATCATTATGGTTATGGGCAATGTATTTCTGGGCATGGGAATCAGTATTTTTAAGCTGTCAGGTATGGGAAACGATCCCTTCAGTGGGATGGTGATGGCACTTGCAGAGTCCAGCGGTATCGTATATGCAAATTTTCTAATCTTACTGAACCTGGTATTGTTTGTAATACAATTTATCACAGGACGAAAGCTTATCGGAGCCGGTACTTTCGTAAATGCAATTTTTCTGGGCTACATAGCTACATTCTTTCATAGTACCTGGCTACATCTGTTGGGCGAACCTCAGCTGTTTTGGCAGA
This Paenibacillus sp. FSL R5-0345 DNA region includes the following protein-coding sequences:
- a CDS encoding ABC transporter substrate-binding protein, which produces MKRIKKSRVSTKAASVTVLASLMFLSACGGGGGGSAASKEQDASGKVTLNFITQSSPLAPTDPNEKLINKRLEEKTNVHINWKNFTKDVFVEKRNLAVASGDLPDAIFNADYSDYELLKLAKDGAIVPLNDLIENNMPNFKKVLEEATEYKSMITAPDGNIYAFPWIEELGSGKERIQAVDSMPWINVEWLKKLGLDMPKTTEELKEVLIAFKTKDPNGNGKADEIPLSFINKPGAEDLAFLFASFGLGENPDHAVVSNDGKVIFTAAQEDYKEAVSFINELYKEGLIDIEAYTQDWSTYLAKGKDQKYGLYFSWDKANITGDNDSYEVMPPLAGPDGEVNVTRTNALGLGRGKMVVTSANKNLETTAKWVDQLFDPIQSVQNNWGTYGDDKQQNIFEFDKEKGMLKHLPLEGAAPVELREKTSVGGPLAILDSYYGKYTTMPDDAKSRMDIIKNIMAPNMKAENVMPSVFHSIQELDRLTTIETDLFAYVLRMRTEWYQNGKVEAQWDEYLKELDRLGLQEWLQIKQGGYDRATQ
- a CDS encoding glycoside hydrolase family 32 protein: MSTIAKQNYRGVYHFSPKEKWMNDPNGMVYFEGEYHLFFQHHPGGMTMGAMHWGHAVSKDLVTWEELPIALAPDELGMIFSGSAVVDWNNTTGFFEGKPGLVAIFTHHLDMPEGKPAIQRQSLAYSKDKGRTWTKYEGNPVLEHDTFIDFRDPKVFWNQDTNQWVMIVACGQTVCLYHSPDLINWTYASEFGNGIGSHDGVWECPDLFPLAIDGDHSNTKWVMLVSIGADPAFVEGSRTQYFTGDFDGEVFTPDEDSIKVRWIDYGRDNYAGVSWSDIPAEDGRRLFIGWMSNWMYANKTPAEEFRGAMTIARELQLELRQGEIFLVQKPVQELESARVQVLSVKEATVQEINTLLKEIHLESYEIIAEFTRGKSVGFKVRVGADSQTIIGINGETEELYVDRMASGQHDFHEHFVGHHSAKLEALDESNDLRIYVDRSSVEAFSNGGQAVITDLIFPGLESKGIAVFADNENDLLISLDIYELTPSAEQDKN
- a CDS encoding ROK family protein, whose translation is MRIGAIEAGGTKFICGIGNENGEIEDQISFPTEHPEVTLPKVIQYFQGKQVEAIGIGSFGPIDIRPDSPTYGYVTTTPKPGWGNYDMLGTLKRNFSVPFGWDTDVNAAAFGEAKWGAAQGLSSCLYYTVGTGVGVGVYSEGKLIHGLVHPEGGHVLTRRHPDDVFPGGCPYHGDCLEGMAAGPAIEARWGKKGHELPMDHLAWEMEAFYIAQSITGAILLNSPQKIILGGGVMQQSQLFPLIRQAVLQNLNGYVSSSTILEHIDEYIVPPGLGQQAGLCGALALGLTALESQISAQL
- a CDS encoding GH32 C-terminal domain-containing protein → MKNKGKFAICFLMAIGLVMTSAGIYVANPGTGWAALAEQEVSKRAKEGLSIFESVTNAKTNLTGWQIKGKGNLVDTPEGILLTSDPKENVMAISETVSEDFIYEADVMIMDMKADATLLFRSNEDGWGSYMLQIVPNAGMIRLQDASGSEGKLKVERKVTVKAGEIYHLKVKAEGSSLKIYWDNAYKPVIEVQDNAYRTGRLGLNVWDGSVLFQNIIVSDLKGNLGAVVTNQGQWQPNISGKKGMVANQSKSLQIYNKQAADFVYEGNISLRPDSVAALAFRSSADGSKGYEAVLTKEGNQVRVSLTKANGTTIASSQHTYPSQTGAKHHVEIKANGNRIQVFLDGYTPAAIYLTDKTYTDGYAGIVVKQGTAYFQDTYVTDASSYYNEKYRPQYHYTPIHGSASDPNGLVYFEGEYHLFHQDGGTWAHSVSKDMLNWKRLPIALPWNDHGHVWSGSAVADLTNASGLFGDSGGKGLIAYYTSYNPDGPNGNQRIGLAYSKDQGRTWEYSKARPMVIENPGDNGGEPGGWDFRDPKVIRDNDNNRWVMVVSGGDHIRFFTSTNLLDWTLTDSWGYGDYVRGGVWECPDLLQLSVDGTSQKKWVLMISTGANSKTGGSDAEYFVGHLTAEGKFVNDNPAGKVLRTDFGKEFYASMSFSNMPDHRSVMMAWMTNWDYPFAFPTTNWKGVLSIPREVSLVTTKDGIQLAQSPIKELQSLRSQLYYTANKEVSPSSQNLLKGVTSGAYEIEAEVEIPAGSQVSEFGFNVRVGGSQKTVVGYSPSESQIFVDRSASGLTDFSSLFSTRHEAPMQMENKRVKLRILVDESSVEVFGNNGKVVFSDVIFPDPASRALSFYTKGGNVKVVSLTVNQLGSVWNQESGSATKIMMDTSDRELSKGESDTLLAMVEHGTGNGAQPLKWNSSNKDVVELNVVDNSQATILGKKEGESIITVSTPNGKTSASVLVKVSGGEFHTNLSGWIKDLSAASWVISENGIRGNYFSDANYIAEKQVGNFTYEAEMMLGKSGGAGSVLFRASEDGRSGYYLNLDPNTKSIRLFYKIDGRFEERQVLAKVPTFIQPGRTYKVKIEANGPHIVVYTDGQKVIDLQDGTFAEGRFGLHVFGGSVSYQNVNVSGEAPANLTTSSLVNAELQKSLYTANLVNGEAVALKDANDSTDQKWVFVPTGDDLGSYSIRTTAGQALDLDTGQNKIQLYHYLGYNNQRWILQKNDDGTISIISAHHKKALEVSADGTRLSLSELDPTLDRQKWVITN
- a CDS encoding YczE/YyaS/YitT family protein, which codes for MKWNINKVDTKRLIIMVMGNVFLGMGISIFKLSGMGNDPFSGMVMALAESSGIVYANFLILLNLVLFVIQFITGRKLIGAGTFVNAIFLGYIATFFHSTWLHLLGEPQLFWQRVITVAIGVVVCSFGVSMYQKSDVGVAPFDSLSLIMKTKLPKISYFWHRMFTDALCALICFLSGGVIGLGTLVSMLGLGPIIHFFDVHFTEKLLAKKGPKANNDSVSLT